In Streptomyces thermolilacinus SPC6, a single genomic region encodes these proteins:
- a CDS encoding ATP-dependent DNA helicase UvrD2, with amino-acid sequence MTPATHSTLFPQVPDSADAVLDGLDPEQREVATALHGPVCVLAGAGTGKTRAITHRIAYGVRAGILQPASVLAVTFTNRAAGEMRGRLRQLGAGGVQARTFHSAALRQLQYFWPKAVGGDLPRLIDRKAQLVADAATRCRIRLDRTELRDVTSEIEWAKVTQTVPADYPAAVAKAQRDAPRDPAETSQIYAMYEQLKRERDVLDFEDVLLLTVGILQDRHDIAEQIRRQYQHFVVDEYQDVSPLQQRLLDLWLGDRDSLCVVGDASQTIYSFTGATPDYLLDFRTRHPHATVVKLVRDYRSTPQVVHLANGLLAQASGRAADHRLELVSQRDPGPEPVYIEYGDEPTEAEGTARRIRDLIASGVPAGEIAVLYRVNAQSEIYEQALADAGVPYQLRGAERFFERQEVREAGAALRSAARFGANDPLLDDVVDLPSQVRAVLSTKGWTTEPPTGSGAARDRWESLAALVRLAEDLARARPAASLADLVTELDERAAAQHAPTVQGVTLASLHAAKGLEWDAVFLVGLTDGTLPITYARTDEQIEEERRLLYVGVTRARRHLGLSWSLSRSPGGRPHREPSRFLKGLRPGSGSPTARTVRASGGVERAAGPARTRRARGPVRCRVCGTTLTAAGEMKLMRCEDCPSEMDEGLYGRLLEWRAAQARRLGQPDYCVFTEKTLIAIAETVPSTDAELAAIPGVGIRKLNRFGTDVLAICAGEDRADSEGDD; translated from the coding sequence GTGACACCAGCGACGCACTCCACCCTCTTCCCGCAGGTCCCCGACTCGGCGGACGCGGTGCTCGACGGGCTCGACCCCGAGCAGCGCGAGGTGGCGACGGCCCTGCACGGCCCCGTATGCGTCCTGGCCGGCGCCGGCACGGGCAAGACCCGGGCGATCACCCACCGCATCGCCTACGGGGTCCGCGCCGGCATCCTCCAGCCCGCCAGCGTGCTCGCCGTCACGTTCACCAACCGCGCCGCGGGCGAGATGCGCGGCCGCCTCCGCCAGCTCGGCGCCGGAGGCGTCCAGGCCCGCACCTTCCACTCGGCGGCCCTCCGACAGCTCCAGTACTTCTGGCCGAAAGCCGTCGGCGGCGACCTGCCCCGCCTCATCGACCGCAAGGCCCAGCTCGTCGCCGACGCCGCCACCCGCTGCCGCATCCGCCTCGACCGCACGGAGCTGCGCGACGTCACCTCCGAGATCGAATGGGCGAAGGTCACCCAAACCGTCCCCGCCGACTACCCCGCTGCCGTCGCCAAGGCCCAGCGCGACGCCCCCCGCGACCCGGCGGAAACCAGCCAGATCTACGCCATGTACGAGCAGCTCAAGCGGGAGCGCGACGTCCTCGACTTCGAGGACGTCCTGCTGCTCACCGTCGGCATCCTCCAGGACCGCCACGACATCGCCGAGCAGATCCGCCGCCAGTACCAGCACTTCGTGGTGGACGAGTACCAGGACGTCTCACCCCTCCAGCAGCGCCTCCTCGACCTGTGGCTCGGCGACCGCGACAGCCTCTGCGTCGTCGGCGACGCCAGCCAGACGATCTACTCCTTCACCGGCGCCACCCCCGACTACCTCCTGGACTTCCGCACCCGCCACCCCCACGCGACCGTCGTCAAACTCGTCCGCGACTACCGCTCCACCCCGCAGGTCGTCCACCTCGCCAACGGCCTCCTCGCCCAGGCGAGCGGCCGCGCCGCCGACCACCGGCTGGAACTGGTCTCCCAGCGCGACCCCGGGCCCGAGCCCGTCTACATCGAGTACGGCGACGAACCCACCGAAGCCGAGGGAACCGCCCGCCGCATCCGCGACCTCATCGCCTCCGGCGTCCCCGCGGGCGAGATCGCCGTGCTCTACCGCGTCAACGCCCAGTCCGAGATCTACGAACAGGCCCTCGCCGACGCCGGAGTCCCCTACCAGCTCCGCGGCGCCGAGCGGTTCTTCGAACGCCAGGAGGTACGGGAGGCCGGCGCCGCCCTGCGCAGCGCGGCCCGCTTCGGCGCGAACGACCCCCTCCTCGACGATGTGGTGGACCTGCCCTCCCAGGTCCGCGCCGTCCTGTCCACCAAGGGCTGGACCACCGAACCCCCCACCGGCTCCGGCGCCGCCCGTGACCGCTGGGAGTCTCTCGCCGCGCTCGTCCGCCTCGCCGAGGACCTCGCCCGCGCCCGCCCCGCCGCCAGCCTCGCCGACCTCGTCACCGAACTGGACGAGCGCGCCGCCGCCCAGCACGCCCCCACCGTCCAGGGCGTCACCCTCGCCTCCCTCCACGCGGCGAAGGGCCTCGAATGGGACGCCGTGTTCCTCGTCGGCCTCACCGACGGCACCCTCCCCATCACGTACGCCCGGACCGACGAGCAGATAGAGGAGGAGCGGCGACTCCTCTACGTCGGCGTCACCCGCGCCCGCCGCCACCTGGGCCTGTCGTGGTCCCTGTCCCGCTCGCCCGGCGGCCGGCCCCACCGCGAGCCGTCCCGTTTCCTGAAGGGCCTGCGCCCCGGCAGCGGCAGCCCCACCGCGCGAACCGTCCGCGCGTCCGGCGGCGTCGAGCGCGCCGCCGGACCCGCCCGCACCCGGCGCGCCCGAGGCCCGGTCCGCTGCCGTGTGTGCGGCACGACACTCACGGCCGCGGGCGAGATGAAGCTGATGCGCTGCGAGGACTGCCCCTCGGAGATGGACGAGGGCCTGTACGGGCGCCTCCTCGAGTGGCGCGCCGCCCAGGCCCGCCGACTGGGGCAGCCCGACTACTGCGTCTTCACCGAGAAGACCCTCATCGCCATCGCGGAGACCGTTCCCTCGACCGACGCGGAGCTGGCCGCGATCCCCGGCGTGGGCATCCGCAAGCTGAACCGTTTCGGAACGGACGTCCTCGCCATCTGCGCAGGTGAGGACCGGGCGGACAGTGAAGGCGACGACTGA
- a CDS encoding mycoredoxin encodes MQGTVTMYSTTWCGYCRRLKSMLDREGIAYTEINIEQDPESAAFVEKVNNGNQTVPTVLVTPNSGGENVVMTNPSLMQVQQALAS; translated from the coding sequence ATGCAGGGAACTGTGACGATGTACAGCACGACCTGGTGCGGGTACTGCCGGCGGCTCAAGAGCATGCTGGACCGCGAGGGCATCGCGTACACCGAGATCAACATCGAGCAGGACCCGGAGTCCGCCGCTTTCGTGGAGAAGGTCAACAACGGCAACCAGACGGTTCCGACCGTGCTCGTCACGCCGAACAGCGGCGGCGAGAACGTCGTGATGACCAACCCGAGCCTGATGCAGGTGCAGCAGGCGCTCGCCAGCTGA
- a CDS encoding DUF6210 family protein — MSARRYVFLDPDGSGGDTWLYVVVEAATGVYYQQQYGGTACRQGQVEGFLVPVAADDALEALRRLFEQDFLGAGTRNRTWADAEWERLRQIVGTTPYWACDGRVEEPHDLRLDEDRADEADEAWVPVLTPDGPGVLLWRNSD, encoded by the coding sequence ATGAGCGCTCGGCGGTATGTCTTCCTCGATCCCGACGGCAGTGGCGGCGACACCTGGCTGTATGTGGTGGTGGAGGCGGCCACCGGCGTGTACTACCAGCAGCAATACGGTGGTACGGCGTGCAGGCAGGGCCAGGTGGAGGGCTTCCTCGTCCCGGTGGCCGCCGATGACGCACTGGAAGCTCTGCGCCGCCTGTTCGAGCAGGACTTCCTCGGTGCCGGCACTCGCAACCGCACGTGGGCGGACGCCGAGTGGGAGCGACTCCGCCAGATCGTCGGGACCACCCCCTACTGGGCCTGCGACGGGCGGGTGGAGGAGCCGCACGACCTGCGCCTGGACGAGGACCGTGCCGACGAGGCCGACGAGGCATGGGTCCCTGTCCTCACGCCGGACGGCCCCGGCGTGCTGCTGTGGCGCAACTCGGACTGA
- a CDS encoding TerD family protein — translation MSREFQRGHKARISDLTAGTDLYVGVQIAGPGLTFDISCFGLDADERLSDDRYFVFFNQPKSPEESIQLLGAQAGDTESFRVTLDRVPEAIHKLSFTATIDGAGQMSQVGPGYIRIVAGGEEVARYAFSGAEFSTERAVMLGDFYRKDGWRFAAVGQGFDGGLEALLKNFGGEVLEEEQPQQAPQAVVPQQDAPGFAPPPGGSVPPQQAQPAPGFAAPAPAPAPAPPPAAAPAPAPVHTPPPAPAPAQPQQPLHAQPTMVGPVTPQAPPAPHAPAPQVPSAPQAPTPPPAPYPQQHPHQPHHPQHPHQPGAPYGHVPGQTPPHGAPGPYGQPAPYAQPAPGPYGQQPPMGMPPGAPHAPAPHGAPQGAGLAAALQKYRETPTGQRWTSQNAQLMRVDLAMGQTPVLARQGSMVMYQGKVDFGYKGAGFAGRIVGNATGQEMQLMRCTGRGQVFLAENSAHLHPIELQGDGICVSAENVLAFDESLHHEVRRVEGHGIPGGALFTMLFQGTGTVVVKTQGIPVVLPVTPTTFADCNAVVAWSAASQVVLSSQVRLRRNAYPGHSGETVNLQFRGAPGNFIVVQPYEV, via the coding sequence ATGTCCAGGGAATTCCAACGGGGCCACAAGGCCCGGATCAGTGATCTCACAGCCGGGACCGATCTGTACGTCGGCGTGCAGATCGCGGGCCCTGGGCTGACCTTCGACATCAGCTGCTTCGGCCTCGACGCCGACGAGCGGCTCTCCGACGACCGGTACTTCGTCTTCTTCAACCAGCCGAAGTCCCCCGAGGAGTCCATCCAGCTGCTCGGCGCGCAGGCCGGGGACACCGAGTCGTTCCGCGTCACGCTGGACCGCGTGCCCGAGGCGATCCACAAGCTGTCCTTCACGGCCACGATCGACGGCGCCGGACAGATGTCGCAGGTGGGGCCGGGGTACATCCGGATCGTCGCGGGCGGCGAGGAGGTCGCGCGCTACGCGTTCAGCGGCGCCGAGTTCTCCACCGAGCGCGCCGTCATGCTGGGCGACTTCTACCGCAAGGACGGCTGGCGCTTCGCCGCTGTCGGCCAGGGCTTCGACGGCGGCCTGGAAGCGCTGCTGAAGAACTTCGGCGGCGAGGTACTGGAGGAGGAGCAGCCCCAGCAGGCGCCGCAGGCCGTGGTCCCGCAGCAGGACGCACCCGGCTTCGCGCCGCCGCCCGGCGGTTCCGTGCCGCCCCAGCAGGCCCAGCCCGCGCCCGGCTTCGCCGCCCCGGCACCGGCCCCCGCGCCCGCACCGCCCCCGGCCGCCGCGCCCGCCCCGGCACCGGTGCACACGCCGCCCCCGGCGCCCGCCCCGGCGCAGCCGCAGCAGCCGCTGCACGCCCAGCCCACCATGGTCGGCCCCGTGACCCCGCAGGCCCCGCCCGCGCCCCACGCGCCCGCGCCCCAGGTCCCGTCCGCGCCCCAGGCCCCCACGCCGCCCCCGGCCCCGTACCCGCAGCAGCACCCGCACCAGCCGCACCACCCCCAGCATCCGCACCAGCCGGGGGCGCCGTACGGCCACGTGCCGGGGCAGACACCGCCGCACGGCGCGCCCGGCCCGTACGGGCAGCCCGCTCCGTACGCCCAGCCGGCCCCAGGCCCGTACGGCCAGCAGCCGCCCATGGGCATGCCGCCCGGCGCCCCGCACGCCCCCGCCCCACACGGCGCCCCGCAGGGCGCCGGGCTCGCCGCCGCGCTCCAGAAGTACCGGGAGACGCCCACCGGCCAGCGCTGGACCTCACAGAACGCGCAGCTCATGCGGGTCGATCTGGCCATGGGCCAGACGCCCGTGCTGGCCCGCCAGGGCAGCATGGTCATGTACCAGGGCAAGGTGGACTTCGGCTACAAGGGCGCCGGGTTCGCCGGGCGCATCGTCGGCAACGCCACGGGCCAGGAGATGCAGCTGATGCGCTGCACCGGCCGCGGCCAGGTGTTCCTCGCCGAGAACAGCGCCCATCTGCACCCCATCGAGCTCCAGGGCGACGGCATCTGCGTGTCCGCCGAGAACGTCCTCGCGTTCGACGAGTCGCTGCACCACGAGGTCCGCCGCGTCGAGGGCCACGGCATCCCCGGCGGCGCCCTGTTCACCATGCTGTTCCAGGGCACCGGCACCGTCGTCGTCAAGACGCAGGGCATCCCGGTCGTCCTGCCGGTCACGCCGACCACGTTCGCCGACTGCAACGCCGTCGTGGCCTGGTCGGCCGCCTCGCAGGTGGTGCTTTCCAGCCAGGTCCGGCTGCGCCGCAACGCCTACCCGGGGCACAGCGGCGAGACCGTGAACCTCCAGTTCCGGGGCGCCCCCGGAAACTTCATCGTCGTCCAGCCGTACGAGGTCTGA
- a CDS encoding AIM24 family protein, producing MNQQLAGYAPTAVTARMENHGSAMLKVAMATGQDLFARTGSVVAYEGFVQYEPNPPAVRQIASAWVTGEGAPLMKCSGDGLLYLADYGADVVVVHLDNDALSVNGTNLLAFDAHLQWGVERVKGMAKFAGQGLWNVQVTGTGWVALTSRGTPIVVDCGRGDDETYVDPDALVAWSPALKVKGKRSFKAGSLIGRGSGEAYQMAFSGQGIVVVQPSEDSTDRLRIRH from the coding sequence ATGAACCAGCAACTCGCGGGCTACGCCCCCACCGCGGTGACCGCCCGCATGGAGAACCACGGCAGCGCCATGCTGAAGGTCGCCATGGCCACCGGCCAGGACCTGTTCGCCCGCACCGGGTCCGTCGTCGCGTACGAGGGCTTCGTCCAGTACGAGCCGAACCCGCCCGCCGTGCGGCAGATCGCCTCCGCGTGGGTCACCGGCGAGGGCGCGCCCCTGATGAAGTGCTCCGGCGACGGCCTGCTGTACCTGGCCGACTACGGCGCCGACGTGGTCGTCGTCCACCTCGACAACGACGCCCTGTCCGTCAACGGCACCAATCTGCTGGCCTTCGACGCGCACCTCCAGTGGGGCGTCGAGCGGGTCAAGGGCATGGCCAAGTTCGCGGGCCAGGGCCTGTGGAACGTGCAGGTCACCGGGACGGGCTGGGTCGCGCTCACCTCGCGCGGCACGCCCATCGTCGTCGACTGCGGCCGCGGCGACGACGAGACGTACGTGGACCCGGACGCGCTCGTCGCCTGGTCGCCGGCGCTGAAGGTGAAGGGCAAGCGCAGCTTCAAGGCGGGCTCCCTGATCGGCAGGGGCAGCGGCGAGGCGTACCAGATGGCCTTCTCGGGCCAGGGCATCGTCGTCGTCCAGCCGAGCGAGGACAGTACCGACCGCCTGCGGATCCGGCACTGA
- a CDS encoding M48 metallopeptidase family protein: MPADPQTSSASPTSSAGPSRPTGTKSPAPDPSGAQRTHAVEVRRSSRRRRTVSAYREGDRTIVLIPARMSEAEERRWVGLMLDKLAAQESRRRPGDAELAERAERLSGQYLGGRARPASVRWVTNQNTRWGSCTPAEGTIRLSHRLQGMPEYVVDYVLLHELAHLLVPGHGPDFWRLLEPYPRTERARGYLEGVVAADRLPHPPRTAGD; encoded by the coding sequence GTGCCCGCCGACCCGCAGACCAGTTCCGCCAGCCCCACCAGTTCCGCCGGCCCGTCTCGCCCCACGGGTACGAAGAGTCCCGCCCCGGACCCGTCCGGTGCGCAGCGGACGCACGCCGTCGAGGTGCGCAGAAGCTCACGGCGCCGCCGCACCGTCTCCGCGTACCGGGAGGGCGACCGGACCATCGTCCTGATCCCCGCCCGGATGTCCGAGGCGGAGGAGCGGCGCTGGGTCGGCCTCATGCTCGACAAGCTCGCCGCCCAGGAGAGCAGACGGCGCCCCGGCGACGCCGAGCTGGCCGAGCGCGCCGAGCGGCTGTCCGGCCAGTACCTCGGCGGGCGCGCCCGGCCCGCGTCCGTGCGCTGGGTCACCAATCAGAACACCCGCTGGGGCTCCTGCACCCCCGCCGAGGGCACCATCCGCCTGTCCCACCGGCTCCAGGGCATGCCCGAATACGTCGTCGACTACGTGCTGCTGCACGAGCTGGCCCATCTGCTCGTCCCCGGACACGGCCCCGACTTCTGGCGGCTCCTGGAGCCGTACCCGAGGACGGAACGCGCGCGGGGATACCTGGAGGGCGTGGTCGCGGCCGACCGTCTGCCACACCCACCGCGCACGGCCGGCGACTGA
- a CDS encoding AIM24 family protein, with the protein MQSPLFSYTEQQSQDRYTVQNPQLLRVALTGHDDVLARKGAMVAYQGLMDFDGEYQNQNQRTARARTGEGLDLMRCSGQGTVYLANLAQYIHVVDVDQDGLTVDSAYVLALDSTLHTEVIAVDSQYGISGSGKYQLNISGRGQVALMTSGQPLMLQVTPDKYVNVDADAVVAWSSSLRVQMQAQTHSSNIRRRRGNTGEGWELNFLGQGFALVQPSEVMPPQNAQIGQGAAAQFGVGQHGAHGQNQNNAWN; encoded by the coding sequence ATGCAGAGCCCGCTTTTCAGCTACACGGAACAGCAGAGCCAGGACCGGTACACCGTGCAGAACCCGCAGCTGCTGCGGGTGGCGCTCACCGGCCACGACGACGTCCTCGCCCGAAAGGGCGCCATGGTGGCCTACCAGGGCCTGATGGACTTCGACGGCGAGTACCAGAACCAGAATCAGCGCACCGCCCGCGCCCGCACCGGCGAGGGGCTCGACCTGATGCGCTGCTCCGGGCAGGGCACCGTCTACCTCGCCAACCTGGCGCAGTACATCCACGTCGTGGACGTGGACCAGGACGGGCTGACGGTGGACAGCGCCTATGTGCTGGCGCTCGACTCGACGCTGCACACCGAGGTCATCGCCGTGGACAGCCAGTACGGCATCTCCGGCTCCGGCAAGTACCAGCTGAACATCTCCGGCCGCGGTCAGGTCGCGCTCATGACGTCCGGCCAGCCGCTGATGCTCCAGGTCACCCCGGACAAGTACGTCAACGTGGACGCGGACGCCGTCGTCGCCTGGTCGTCGTCGCTGCGCGTCCAGATGCAGGCCCAGACGCACTCGTCGAACATCCGCAGGCGCCGGGGCAACACGGGTGAGGGCTGGGAGCTGAACTTCCTCGGTCAGGGCTTCGCGCTGGTCCAGCCCAGCGAGGTCATGCCGCCGCAGAACGCCCAGATCGGACAGGGCGCCGCCGCCCAGTTCGGCGTCGGCCAGCACGGCGCGCACGGCCAGAACCAGAACAACGCCTGGAACTGA
- a CDS encoding ThiF family adenylyltransferase, which translates to MRPMVRPALRRAWRDLRYVQFGVAPAHAVVVGPVDATTGSLLELLDGTRDVPSLREEARRLGVPDDWLERLLNRLARAGLLEDTARGATGRAEGGAAREVVVPDRLRADAGSLSVVHRGPGEPLRRLAARGAMRVQVRGAGRVGAAVAALLSSAGVGRVDVLDGGRVRPWDVAPGGLPPESVGEGRAVAARRLVARAAPGGAGAGAHGPGRDDRAGRSGGGPEPALSLVVVAPRDGLAAYAPDPATADAWVGTGTPHLFAGVLEATGVVGPLVLPGGSACARCVDLGRVDADPAWPRLLAQWRSGRQGGAVPTGDAGLVATVAGLTAAHALAFLDGGAPASVGARWEVASPLLEWRSRRLRPHGECPCGAADQVEVRAGWEADGAERERASGVRGGQDTMAG; encoded by the coding sequence ATGCGTCCGATGGTGAGGCCCGCGCTGCGGCGCGCCTGGCGTGATCTTCGGTATGTGCAGTTCGGTGTGGCGCCCGCACACGCGGTCGTGGTGGGCCCGGTGGACGCGACGACCGGGAGCCTGCTGGAGCTGCTGGACGGCACGCGGGATGTCCCGAGCCTGCGTGAGGAGGCCCGCAGGCTCGGCGTGCCGGACGACTGGCTGGAGCGGCTGCTGAACCGGCTGGCGCGGGCGGGGCTGCTGGAGGACACGGCGCGGGGGGCGACGGGGCGCGCGGAGGGCGGGGCGGCGCGGGAGGTGGTGGTGCCGGACCGGCTGCGCGCCGACGCGGGTTCGCTGTCGGTGGTGCACCGGGGGCCGGGCGAGCCCCTGCGGCGCCTGGCGGCGCGGGGCGCGATGCGGGTGCAGGTGCGGGGAGCGGGCCGGGTGGGGGCGGCGGTCGCGGCGCTGCTGTCGTCGGCGGGCGTGGGGCGTGTGGACGTACTGGACGGGGGCCGGGTGCGGCCGTGGGACGTGGCGCCGGGCGGGCTGCCGCCCGAGTCGGTCGGCGAGGGGCGGGCGGTGGCGGCCCGGCGACTGGTGGCCCGGGCGGCGCCGGGTGGCGCGGGGGCCGGCGCCCACGGCCCGGGCCGGGACGACCGCGCGGGCCGCTCCGGCGGCGGGCCGGAGCCCGCGCTGTCGCTGGTGGTCGTCGCGCCGCGGGACGGTCTGGCGGCGTACGCCCCCGATCCGGCGACGGCCGACGCGTGGGTGGGGACGGGGACACCCCACTTGTTCGCCGGGGTGCTGGAGGCGACGGGCGTGGTGGGCCCGCTGGTGCTGCCGGGCGGGTCGGCGTGCGCGCGGTGCGTGGACCTGGGCCGGGTGGACGCCGACCCCGCGTGGCCCCGGTTGCTGGCGCAGTGGCGGTCCGGGCGGCAGGGCGGTGCGGTGCCGACCGGTGATGCGGGGCTGGTGGCGACGGTGGCGGGGCTCACGGCGGCGCACGCGCTGGCGTTCCTCGACGGGGGCGCCCCGGCGAGCGTGGGCGCCCGGTGGGAGGTGGCGTCACCGCTGCTGGAGTGGCGGTCGCGGCGGTTGCGGCCGCACGGGGAGTGCCCGTGCGGGGCGGCCGACCAGGTGGAGGTGCGGGCCGGATGGGAGGCGGACGGGGCGGAACGGGAGCGGGCCTCGGGGGTCCGGGGCGGGCAGGACACAATGGCGGGGTAA
- the nudC gene encoding NAD(+) diphosphatase, with protein sequence MSTISNEAGPRPIGFTAPSGIDRAAHHRLDEAWLAAAWSHPTTRVFVVSGGQVLVDDTPDGRTELVMTPAFEAPPTETHRYFLGTDGDGVSYFALQKDSLPGRMDQSARPAGLREAGLLLDSRDAALMVHAVALENWQRLHRFCSRCGERTVIAAAGHVRRCPACGAEHYPRTDPAVIMLVTDDQDRALLGRQVHWPEGRFSTLAGFVEPGESIEQSVVREVYEEAGVTVGEVRYVASQPWPFPSSLMLGFMARATSPHIEVDGDEIEEARWFSRDELTAAFDSGEVLPPYGISIATHLIEMWYGKPLPRPGGIG encoded by the coding sequence GTGAGCACCATCAGCAACGAGGCCGGTCCCCGCCCGATCGGCTTCACCGCCCCGAGCGGTATCGACCGTGCCGCCCACCACCGCCTCGACGAGGCGTGGCTCGCGGCGGCGTGGAGCCACCCGACCACGCGCGTCTTCGTCGTGTCGGGTGGCCAGGTGCTCGTCGACGACACCCCCGACGGGCGCACCGAACTGGTCATGACCCCCGCCTTCGAGGCACCCCCCACCGAGACGCACCGCTACTTCCTCGGCACCGACGGCGACGGGGTCAGCTACTTCGCGCTCCAAAAGGACTCGCTGCCCGGCCGCATGGACCAGTCCGCGCGCCCCGCCGGGCTGCGCGAGGCCGGACTGCTGCTCGACAGCCGCGACGCAGCCCTGATGGTCCACGCGGTCGCCCTGGAGAACTGGCAGCGCCTCCACCGCTTCTGCTCCCGCTGCGGCGAGCGCACCGTCATCGCCGCCGCGGGCCACGTCCGCCGCTGCCCGGCCTGCGGCGCCGAGCACTACCCGCGCACCGACCCCGCAGTGATCATGCTGGTCACCGACGACCAGGACCGGGCGCTGCTCGGCCGGCAGGTGCACTGGCCCGAGGGCCGCTTCTCGACGCTCGCCGGGTTCGTCGAGCCGGGCGAGTCCATCGAGCAGTCCGTGGTCCGCGAGGTGTACGAGGAGGCCGGTGTCACGGTCGGCGAGGTCCGGTACGTCGCCAGCCAGCCGTGGCCGTTCCCGTCCAGCCTGATGCTCGGGTTCATGGCCCGTGCCACGTCGCCCCACATCGAGGTGGACGGCGACGAGATCGAGGAGGCCCGCTGGTTCTCCCGCGACGAGCTGACCGCCGCCTTCGACTCCGGCGAGGTCCTCCCGCCGTACGGCATCTCCATCGCCACCCACCTGATCGAGATGTGGTACGGCAAGCCGCTGCCCAGACCCGGCGGCATCGGCTGA
- a CDS encoding WhiB family transcriptional regulator → MQLEAHAPSVPPSQTLPPPGLTEDHDVTALTALTALDDAIENLGVPVPCRSYDPEVFFAESPADVEYAKSLCRTCPLMAACLAGAKERREPWGVWGGELFVQGVVVARKRPRGRPRKNPVTA, encoded by the coding sequence GTGCAACTCGAAGCGCACGCCCCGTCCGTACCGCCTTCCCAGACGCTCCCCCCGCCCGGCCTCACGGAGGACCACGACGTGACCGCCCTCACCGCGCTCACCGCGCTCGACGACGCCATCGAGAACCTCGGCGTACCCGTCCCCTGCCGCTCCTACGACCCGGAGGTCTTCTTCGCCGAGTCGCCGGCGGACGTCGAGTACGCCAAGTCCCTCTGCCGCACCTGCCCCCTCATGGCCGCCTGCCTCGCCGGCGCCAAGGAGCGGCGCGAGCCGTGGGGCGTCTGGGGCGGTGAGCTCTTCGTCCAGGGTGTGGTCGTCGCCCGCAAGCGGCCCCGTGGCCGCCCGCGCAAGAACCCGGTCACGGCATGA
- a CDS encoding ABC1 kinase family protein codes for MSDLPRKAVTRTAKLAALPLGFAGRATWGLGKRIGGKSAEIVARELQQRTADQLFKVLGELKGGAMKLGQALSVFESALPEEVAGPYRAALTKLQEAAPPMPTRTVHGVLAERLGAEWRDLFLEFDDKPSAAASIGQVHRAVWHDGRSVAVKVQYPGAGEALLSDLTQLSRFARLLGPLVPGMDIKPLIAEMRERVSEELDYELEARAQRDHAAEFADDPDVVVPDVVHQSDQVLVTEWIDGVPLSEVISGGTPEERDRAGQLLARFLFSGPARTGLLHADPHPGNFRLLPGEDGGDARLGVLDFGTVDRLPGGLPETIGVCLRMALEGEAETVYELLCDEGFVKDSIELDPEAVLDYLLPIIEPAEVDEFLFTREWIRTQAARIADPRSPAHQLGKQMNLPPAYLLIHRVTLSTIGVLCQLNASVRLRDELEEWLPGFLPEDYMEEEPA; via the coding sequence ATGTCTGATCTTCCCCGGAAGGCGGTCACCCGTACCGCCAAGTTGGCCGCGCTGCCCCTGGGCTTCGCGGGGCGGGCCACGTGGGGGCTCGGCAAGCGGATCGGGGGCAAGTCGGCGGAGATCGTGGCGCGGGAGCTGCAACAGCGCACGGCCGACCAGCTGTTCAAGGTCCTGGGCGAGCTGAAGGGAGGCGCGATGAAGCTCGGACAGGCACTGTCCGTCTTCGAGTCGGCGCTTCCCGAGGAGGTCGCCGGGCCGTACCGGGCGGCGTTGACGAAGCTGCAGGAGGCGGCGCCGCCGATGCCGACGCGCACGGTGCACGGGGTGCTCGCGGAACGCCTGGGCGCCGAGTGGCGGGACCTGTTCCTGGAGTTCGACGACAAGCCGTCCGCGGCGGCGTCGATCGGCCAGGTGCACCGGGCGGTGTGGCACGACGGGCGTTCCGTCGCGGTGAAGGTGCAGTATCCGGGGGCGGGTGAGGCGCTGCTGTCGGACCTGACGCAGCTGAGCCGGTTCGCCCGGCTGCTGGGGCCGCTGGTGCCGGGAATGGACATCAAGCCGCTGATCGCCGAGATGCGTGAGCGGGTGTCGGAGGAGCTGGACTACGAGCTGGAGGCCCGGGCGCAGCGGGACCACGCCGCGGAGTTCGCCGACGACCCGGACGTGGTGGTCCCGGACGTGGTGCACCAGTCGGACCAGGTGCTGGTGACGGAGTGGATCGACGGGGTGCCGCTGTCGGAGGTCATATCCGGTGGCACGCCGGAGGAGCGGGACAGGGCGGGCCAGTTGCTGGCACGGTTCCTGTTCTCGGGCCCGGCGCGGACGGGACTGCTGCACGCCGACCCGCACCCGGGCAACTTCCGTCTGCTGCCGGGTGAGGACGGCGGCGACGCGAGGCTCGGCGTGCTCGACTTCGGCACGGTGGACCGCCTGCCCGGCGGGCTGCCGGAGACGATCGGTGTCTGTCTGCGGATGGCGCTGGAGGGCGAGGCGGAGACGGTCTACGAGCTGCTGTGCGACGAGGGGTTCGTGAAGGACTCCATAGAACTCGACCCGGAGGCCGTACTGGACTACCTGCTGCCGATCATCGAACCGGCCGAGGTGGACGAGTTCCTGTTCACCCGGGAGTGGATCCGCACCCAGGCGGCCCGCATCGCCGACCCCCGCTCCCCCGCCCACCAGTTGGGCAAGCAGATGAACCTGCCGCCCGCGTACCTGCTGATCCACCGGGTGACGCTCAGCACGATCGGCGTGCTGTGCCAGCTGAACGCGTCCGTACGCCTCCGCGACGAACTGGAGGAGTGGCTTCCGGGTTTCCTCCCCGAGGACTACATGGAGGAGGAACCGGCCTGA